TCATGAAGCACCCAATACTGCCACCaataagagccagagaaagccACCCCAGGAATTGAAATTGTTTTGTTCAATGTCAATGGATCAGCAAGGAAGCAGAAGGACCCAATACAAGCTGCATTGTTTGTCTCAGATGAAAGATGGTGCTGAAGAACATTTCATAAATTTGTTGCAGATGCCAAAACATGGCTGGAATCTGCATAAGTGGCCTCACTTGGGAAATCAAAGGGAAGCAAATAAGAAGAGCAACCACGGGAACCACCTTCATAGGAAATTCAACCTGGGGAATCCAGAGAATTTTAGGTCATGGTCATGTCAAAGAAATTTACTTCCTATAAACACATCCACAGACAAGAATTTGATTGACTCTCTTAATTATAGATACACACAAAGAAGGAGTGATGGTATCTACGAATGGAATGAAGCACTGGGAAACTCGGATGCATTGCAAGAATTCTACATGGACCATGCTTACCAACCAACTCACAAGGACTCTGCAGACAAGAAAATCTGTCATCTTCCTTCCAAGCTCAAGTACTTCAGAGGGttaaacaaagaaaaggacatcagattctCCAAACAGGCATCAATGTTTGAGATGAAACTCCAAAATCTACATGATCCTTGTAAGTCCACCAAGGAGAAGTTTAAGTATGGGTCACCATATCAGAAACCCAATCAGTTGAAAGCGCTCGCCAGTGAAAAGCCTATAATTGACCCCAAGAGTTTGCTTGAATTTCAAGGTAGAAGCCTTTGCAAACCAGATGTACTTGAAAATATCTATGGAATAATTGCCTTTAAGGACTTCATTATACACAAGG
The Peromyscus leucopus breed LL Stock unplaced genomic scaffold, UCI_PerLeu_2.1 scaffold_272, whole genome shotgun sequence genome window above contains:
- the LOC114694999 gene encoding putative protein FAM47D, with protein sequence MGDQRLPRNHPDWVPRYKRVLKHKKEQLIVPPLIERRRHHLFSHEKLEDFKRDYQACEEILSRTIWRTCCPRISHEAPNTATNKSQRKPPQELKLFCSMSMDQQGSRRTQYKLHCLSQMKDGAEEHFINLLQMPKHGWNLHKWPHLGNQREANKKSNHGNHLHRKFNLGNPENFRSWSCQRNLLPINTSTDKNLIDSLNYRYTQRRSDGIYEWNEALGNSDALQEFYMDHAYQPTHKDSADKKICHLPSKLKYFRGLNKEKDIRFSKQASMFEMKLQNLHDPCKSTKEKFKYGSPYQKPNQLKALASEKPIIDPKSLLEFQGRSLCKPDVLENIYGIIAFKDFIIHKGYDMPGIIRKFFMKKGWSYNSVNTPLPSILKHHELIMQKQDDEDDEGEMEKELH